A genomic segment from Muntiacus reevesi chromosome 15, mMunRee1.1, whole genome shotgun sequence encodes:
- the LYSET gene encoding lysosomal enzyme trafficking factor isoform X1, translating to MPKQPDYSELSDSLTLAVGTGRFSGPLHRAWRMMNFRQRMGWIGVGLYLLASAAAFYYVFEINETYNRLALEHIQQHPEEPLEGTTWTHSLKTRLLSLPFWFWTIVFLIPYLQMFLFLYSCTRADPKTVGYCIIPICLAVICNRHQAFVKASNQISRLQLIDT from the exons ATGCCAAAGCAACCCGATTATTCAGAACTGAGTGACTCTTTAACGCTTGCCGTGGGAACAGGAAGATTTTCGGGACCACT GCACAGAGCATGGAGAATGATGAATTTCCGTCAGCGGATGGGATGGATCGGAGTGGGACTGTATCTACTAGCAAGTGCAGCAGCATTTTACTACGTTTTTGAAATCAATGAGACTTACAACAGGCTGGCCTTGGAACACATTCAACAGCACCCAGAGGAGCCCCTTGAAGGAACCACGTggacacactccttgaaaactcGGTTACTCTCCTTGCCCTTTTGGTTCTGGACAATTGTTTTTCTGATACCTTACTTACAGATGTTTTTATTCCTTTACTCTTGTACAAGAGCTGACCCCAAAACGGTGGGCTACTGTATCATTCCCATATGCTTGGCAGTTATATGCAATCGCCACCAAGCATTTGTCAAGGCTTCTAATCAGATCAGCAGACTACAACTGATTGACACATAa
- the LYSET gene encoding lysosomal enzyme trafficking factor isoform X2 yields MPKQPDYSELSDSLTLAVGTGRFSGPLAWRMMNFRQRMGWIGVGLYLLASAAAFYYVFEINETYNRLALEHIQQHPEEPLEGTTWTHSLKTRLLSLPFWFWTIVFLIPYLQMFLFLYSCTRADPKTVGYCIIPICLAVICNRHQAFVKASNQISRLQLIDT; encoded by the exons ATGCCAAAGCAACCCGATTATTCAGAACTGAGTGACTCTTTAACGCTTGCCGTGGGAACAGGAAGATTTTCGGGACCACT AGCATGGAGAATGATGAATTTCCGTCAGCGGATGGGATGGATCGGAGTGGGACTGTATCTACTAGCAAGTGCAGCAGCATTTTACTACGTTTTTGAAATCAATGAGACTTACAACAGGCTGGCCTTGGAACACATTCAACAGCACCCAGAGGAGCCCCTTGAAGGAACCACGTggacacactccttgaaaactcGGTTACTCTCCTTGCCCTTTTGGTTCTGGACAATTGTTTTTCTGATACCTTACTTACAGATGTTTTTATTCCTTTACTCTTGTACAAGAGCTGACCCCAAAACGGTGGGCTACTGTATCATTCCCATATGCTTGGCAGTTATATGCAATCGCCACCAAGCATTTGTCAAGGCTTCTAATCAGATCAGCAGACTACAACTGATTGACACATAa
- the LYSET gene encoding lysosomal enzyme trafficking factor isoform X3 — MMNFRQRMGWIGVGLYLLASAAAFYYVFEINETYNRLALEHIQQHPEEPLEGTTWTHSLKTRLLSLPFWFWTIVFLIPYLQMFLFLYSCTRADPKTVGYCIIPICLAVICNRHQAFVKASNQISRLQLIDT, encoded by the coding sequence ATGATGAATTTCCGTCAGCGGATGGGATGGATCGGAGTGGGACTGTATCTACTAGCAAGTGCAGCAGCATTTTACTACGTTTTTGAAATCAATGAGACTTACAACAGGCTGGCCTTGGAACACATTCAACAGCACCCAGAGGAGCCCCTTGAAGGAACCACGTggacacactccttgaaaactcGGTTACTCTCCTTGCCCTTTTGGTTCTGGACAATTGTTTTTCTGATACCTTACTTACAGATGTTTTTATTCCTTTACTCTTGTACAAGAGCTGACCCCAAAACGGTGGGCTACTGTATCATTCCCATATGCTTGGCAGTTATATGCAATCGCCACCAAGCATTTGTCAAGGCTTCTAATCAGATCAGCAGACTACAACTGATTGACACATAa